A region of Oncorhynchus masou masou isolate Uvic2021 chromosome 29, UVic_Omas_1.1, whole genome shotgun sequence DNA encodes the following proteins:
- the LOC135519046 gene encoding filamin A-interacting protein 1-like, whose amino-acid sequence MMAKLANEDAQNRQLCQRLAALSRQLDELEGTRSALKRAEEELQELRDRLSHRGEECTTTSGLLSEVEQLRRRVVEMEGNDKELIRMGDQCRDLDRKLGRESSQSRSLKAEVDKLNDRISDLDRLEEALGKSRQECSALKGSLEKERANTKQLSGELNTLKVRVRELEVIEGQLERSEGALRLDFAKLRTLTVVLVEERKNMAERVKQTEEKLQEKKDGKLQAECDSVSTATEKLIEESRKALRSKAELEEKIQRVAKDRDELRLRLRAEEERSGGLQSKVSTMKKIIQVLEVKGGEFCREVKIPLLDNTNHCYQQEENKVKELTQEVDRLSRRLMQKGVVEGELMKAEEDFDSLEMRWFKEQERARALAVELEESRKEVSKYQLAEKKEKNQEHLLLSRLQEEQVRAVLLKREVEALKEKVQRLMGTEESICRVQMDSSTLQKRLTQQEVRNRELAREMEGLTHELDRYRRVSKSLRPGMTGRRFLDLHLSTKEVQTEPTDTLPPDYKSLTPLALSCKLYEEIDGEDPNQNEDLDLKCNSPPLTSIESLNHQNSNVRPFSKLSPNDKDNPHTINGKLLQGNFVQKGDVTLAHTPGQSLHIKVTPDHGHNTATLEISSPTADNTTSYTSTAVIPTSGAPPKQRFTIMPNAAISPAARTKSSLPPEGFGSPERALSPLTMTPITVNSPDSSRSASPDYTGSPNQMVTVSTGSLESSEVIGQAMFRVSPERRNGWQLQRSNSTGPSVITTEDNKIHIHLGSPYIQSINGITQSQGPYHTPGQEPRTPVLTNGCHIKGGSKITSSITITPANTPAARPSYITVSCPYD is encoded by the coding sequence ATGATGGCCAAACTGGCCAATGAGGATGCCCAGAACCGACAGCTGTGTCAGCGGTTGGCCGCCCTCAGCCGACAGCTGGATGAGCTAGAGGGGACAAGGAGCGCCCtcaagagggcagaggaggagcTGCAGGAGCTGAGGGATAGGCTAAGCCATAGGGGAGAAGAGTGCACAACAACTTCTGGCTTGCTCTCAGAAGTGGAACAGCTGAGGAGGAGAGTGGTGGAGATGGAAGGAAACGACAAGGAGCTGATCCGCATGGGAGACCAATGCCGGGACCTAGACCGCAAACTGGGGAGGGAGTCCAGTCAGAGCCGAAGCCTGAAGGCCGAGGTGGACAAGCTGAATGATCGGATCAGTGACCTGGACAGACTGGAGGAGGCTCTGGGAAAAAGCAGGCAGGAGTGCAGTGCACTGAAGGGAAGCCTGGAGAAGGAGAGGGCCAACACCAAGCAGCTGTCTGGAGAGCTGAATACCCTCAAGGTGCGGGTGAGGGAACTGGAAGTCATCGAGGGCCAGCTGGAAAGATCAGAGGGGGCGTTGAGACTGGACTTTGCCAAGTTGAGAACACTCACAGTGGTGTTGGTTGAAGAGAGGAAGAACATGGCCGAGAGAGTCAAGCAAACAGAAGAGAAACTCCAGGAGAAGAAGGATGGGAAACTGCAGGCTGAGTGTGACAGCGTGTCGACAGCCACAGAGAAACTCATTGAGGAGAGCCGCAAGGCACTGAGGTCTAAAGCAGAGCTAGAGGAGAAGATTCAGAGAGTGGCAAAAGACCGGGACGAGCTGAGGTTGAGGCTGAGGGCAGAGGAGGAAAGGAGCGGGGGTCTGCAGAGCAAAGTTAGCACCATGAAAAAGATAATTCAGGTCCTGGAGGTTAAAGGGGGAGAGTTCTGTCGAGAAGTCAAGATCCCCCTGCTGGACAACACTAACCACTGCTACCAACAAGAAGAGAATAAAGTCAAAGAACTCACCCAGGAGGTAGACAGACTGAGCAGGAGACTCATGCAGaagggagtggtggagggtgaGCTGATGAAGGCCGAGGAGGACTTTGATTCCCTAGAGATGAGGTGGTTCAAGGAGCAGGAGAGAGCCAGGGCCCTGGCAGTGGAGCTGGAGGAGTCCAGGAAGGAGGTCTCTAAGTACCAGCTGGCAGAGAAGAAGGAGAAAAACCAGGAGCACCTCCTCCTCAGTCGACTTCAGGAGGAGCAGGTCAGGGCTGTCCTCCTCAAAAGGGAGGTGGAGGCTCTCAAGGAGAAGGTCCAGAGGCTGATGGGGACAGAGGAGTCCATCTGTCGAGTGCAAATGGACAGCTCTACCCTGCAGAAGAGGCTGACCCAGCAGGAGGTCAGGAACAGGGAGCTggccagagagatggagggactgaCCCATGAGCTGGACAGGTACCGGCGAGTCAGCAAGAGCCTCCGGCCCGGCATGACTGGTCGACGCTTCTTAGACCTCCACCTGTCCACCAAGGAGGTGCAGACGGAGCCCACAGACACCCTGCCACCTGACTACAAGAGCCTGACTCCGCTGGCTCTCAGCTGTAAACTGTATGAGGAGATCGATGGAGAGGACCCAAATCAAAACGAGGATCTTGACCTTAAGTGCAACTCGCCTCCGCTAACAAGCATTGAAAGCTTGAACCACCAAAACAGTAATGTGAGGCCATTCAGCAAACTTTCACCTAACGACAAGGACAACCCCCATACCATTAACGGCAAATTGTTACAGGGTAACTTTGTCCAGAAAGGAGATGTGACGCTTGCACACACCCCGGGGCAGTCCTTACACATCAAGGTAACGCCGGACCATGGGCACAACACGGCCACACTGGAGATCAGCAGCCCCACTGCCGACAATACCACATCCTATACCAGCACCGCAGTTATCCCCACCAGCGGAGCCCCACCAAAACAGAGATTCACCATCATGCCAAACGCTGCCATCTCCCCAGCGGCCAGAACAAAGAGCTCCCTGCCCCCAGAGGGATTTGGCAGCCCTGAAAgagccctctcccctctcaccatgACCCCCATCACTGTAAACTCCCCAGACTCCTCCAGGTCAGCGTCACCTGACTACACCGGCTCTCCCAACCAGATGGTAACAGTCAGTACTGGATCGCTTGAATCCAGTGAGGTCATAGGTCAAGCCATGTTTCGTGTGAGCCCGGAGAGGCGGAACGGTTGGCAGCTCCAGAGGTCTAACAGCACTGGTCCCAGCGTCATCACCACAGAGGACAACAAGATCCACATCCATCTTGGGAGCCCCTATATCCAGTCGATTAATGGTATAACTCAGAGCCAGGGACCATATCACACCCCCGGACAGGAACCAAGGACGCCAGTACTGACCAATGGCTGCCACATCAAAGGCGGCAGCAAGATCACCAGTAGCATCACCATAACCCCTGCCAACACCCCTGCCGCACGACCCTCATACATTACAGTAAGTTGCCCTTATGATTGA